The following are encoded together in the Paludisphaera mucosa genome:
- a CDS encoding sigma factor-like helix-turn-helix DNA-binding protein: MRQERTIRSCVRKSKAELDDRIVGRFMAGADIADIAGREYCRSAFVRKTLTNAGVLSGLSRLPDLWREVIASRYGVEGRAQGLDALSRRLGIATEEIRRIEADALARLREVMG, from the coding sequence ATGCGCCAGGAGAGAACCATCCGCTCATGCGTCCGGAAGAGCAAGGCCGAACTGGATGACCGCATCGTCGGCAGGTTCATGGCGGGGGCCGACATCGCCGACATCGCCGGGCGGGAGTATTGCCGGTCCGCCTTCGTCCGAAAGACTCTGACGAACGCGGGGGTCCTCTCCGGCCTGTCCCGCCTCCCGGACCTGTGGCGGGAGGTCATAGCGTCCCGCTACGGCGTCGAAGGCCGGGCCCAGGGGTTGGACGCTCTCTCCCGACGGCTCGGGATCGCGACCGAGGAAATCCGGCGGATCGAGGCCGACGCCCTAGCGAGGTTGAGAGAGGTTATGGGCTGA
- a CDS encoding phage terminase small subunit P27 family → MAKRGRKPAPNILKIQAGVRRDRINPDTPPVIPGLAEPPVPLSAAARAEWDRILPLLNESGLVSLTDGVALAIYCVAYGRWVEAEGHMTREGRVLTDAKGVPRVSPWFKIARDASDDLRRMASEFGLTPSSRSSLRVPKQPGKPNSLEAFIEGCNRSRKRRDGPKDGA, encoded by the coding sequence ATGGCGAAACGGGGTCGGAAGCCTGCGCCGAACATCCTCAAAATCCAGGCTGGGGTGCGGCGGGACAGGATCAATCCCGACACCCCGCCGGTGATCCCCGGCCTGGCGGAACCGCCCGTGCCGCTGAGCGCCGCGGCGCGTGCCGAATGGGACAGGATTTTGCCCCTGCTCAACGAATCCGGCCTGGTGAGCCTGACGGACGGCGTGGCGCTGGCGATCTACTGCGTAGCCTACGGCCGTTGGGTCGAGGCGGAAGGCCACATGACGCGGGAGGGACGCGTCCTGACCGACGCGAAGGGCGTCCCCCGCGTCTCGCCATGGTTCAAGATTGCAAGGGATGCGAGCGACGACCTCCGGCGGATGGCCAGCGAATTCGGGCTGACGCCGTCCTCCCGATCGTCGCTCCGGGTCCCGAAACAGCCCGGCAAACCCAACTCGCTGGAAGCGTTCATCGAGGGTTGCAACCGATCGAGAAAACGGCGCGACGGCCCGAAAGACGGGGCTTGA
- a CDS encoding AAA family ATPase, with protein MKLGGYVGAGLLREDEVRSKLASAAKACGLGTDGDPGEGERAITNGIEIGKATPKTIPGPNGRANGHHPAVPVHPNGTPAVSGPLTKKAGDFETRPVEWLWPNRIPKRKLTTAAGSGGLGKSFVFCDLAARVSVGGEIPGMGGECFEVGNVLIINCEDDPEDTTVPRLMEAGADLRRIWILRPEHLGRFTLAEVDMIKRVVAEEMGGSVALVIIDPATAFVGKADDHKNAQLQALLGPLRTAAWEIAAAIILVTHINKASGGGNVEAAMRVVGGVAWVNAVRAALIFVKDPDDPAKRLMIPFKNNNGPEQKGLAYRVAPTEALARIEWEGEVDTTADEAMGGSASKPGPKSRLTDEQIDAIVGRLFEGRNQVPSSEGTKFLRDQGVPFDKIKSTRNRLGIRAKQLASGWVWIASYGLRNAPPAPI; from the coding sequence TTGAAACTCGGGGGGTACGTCGGCGCGGGCTTGCTCCGGGAGGATGAGGTACGCTCCAAACTCGCCTCCGCGGCAAAGGCTTGCGGCCTTGGGACCGACGGAGACCCCGGGGAGGGCGAACGGGCGATCACGAACGGCATCGAGATCGGCAAGGCTACGCCGAAAACCATCCCCGGACCCAATGGGCGAGCCAACGGGCATCACCCCGCCGTTCCCGTCCATCCGAACGGGACGCCAGCGGTCTCCGGGCCTCTCACAAAGAAGGCCGGAGACTTTGAAACACGACCCGTCGAGTGGCTCTGGCCGAACCGAATACCTAAACGGAAGCTGACGACGGCTGCGGGCTCGGGCGGGCTCGGCAAGTCCTTCGTGTTCTGCGACCTGGCGGCGCGGGTCAGCGTCGGCGGGGAGATCCCCGGCATGGGAGGCGAGTGCTTCGAGGTCGGCAACGTCCTCATCATCAACTGCGAGGACGACCCGGAGGATACGACCGTCCCCCGGTTGATGGAGGCGGGCGCGGACCTGAGACGGATCTGGATCCTCCGGCCCGAACATCTCGGCCGATTCACCCTCGCCGAAGTCGACATGATCAAGCGCGTCGTCGCTGAAGAGATGGGCGGCTCGGTCGCCCTCGTCATCATCGACCCGGCGACGGCTTTCGTCGGCAAGGCGGACGACCACAAGAACGCCCAACTCCAAGCCCTCTTGGGGCCGCTCCGCACGGCGGCCTGGGAGATCGCCGCAGCGATAATCCTCGTCACCCACATCAACAAGGCCTCCGGCGGCGGGAACGTCGAAGCGGCCATGCGGGTCGTCGGCGGGGTCGCCTGGGTGAACGCGGTCCGGGCCGCCCTGATCTTCGTCAAAGATCCCGACGACCCCGCCAAGCGGCTGATGATCCCCTTTAAGAACAACAACGGCCCGGAACAGAAGGGGCTGGCGTACCGGGTCGCCCCGACGGAAGCGCTGGCCCGGATCGAGTGGGAGGGGGAGGTCGACACCACCGCCGACGAGGCGATGGGCGGGAGCGCGTCCAAGCCCGGGCCGAAGTCACGCCTGACCGACGAGCAAATCGACGCGATCGTCGGGAGACTCTTCGAGGGGCGGAATCAGGTGCCTAGTTCCGAGGGAACGAAGTTCCTCCGAGATCAAGGCGTGCCCTTCGACAAGATCAAGAGCACACGCAATCGGCTCGGCATAAGGGCCAAACAGCTAGCCAGCGGCTGGGTTTGGATCGCTTCCTATGGGCTGCGGAACGCCCCTCCCGCCCCTATCTAA
- a CDS encoding phage major capsid protein produces the protein MAYRNDPLPHEDESNTHGRHGYSLLRAINAVSNPYRKEPPGSPPPGLEGETHKELEKRHPGVNFKGFLIPTFPGESRALTTSSGSGAIGTHVPDLAILDVLRARSVLGSLGAQVLKLPPDAKGNTWLPRRATAASVGWIAEGGAAPVASPTTDAVQFTPKTVSSTVSVTRKLLKSAWEAEHELRIIADMVASFAVEVDRMGIVGTGGGNTPTGLLYTAGINVVPLGANGAAPNRAALVELERLVGIANGDAAVDVALGWFASPNARAKLRLTDGSAAGSGAWLWSDDDRILGKPAVASNNAPSTLTKGSGTNLSAIGYGNFRDVVVNLFGPVDVVIDPHKQVTDGVVKVSAFLDVDVQLLHAPSFGAILDALTA, from the coding sequence ATGGCATATCGCAACGACCCGCTCCCTCATGAGGACGAAAGCAACACGCACGGAAGACACGGCTACTCCTTGCTTCGGGCCATCAACGCCGTCTCCAACCCGTATCGCAAAGAACCCCCGGGCTCTCCGCCGCCGGGGCTCGAGGGGGAGACCCACAAGGAACTGGAGAAGCGACACCCCGGGGTCAATTTCAAGGGGTTCCTGATCCCGACCTTCCCCGGCGAATCCCGGGCCTTGACCACTTCGTCCGGCTCGGGAGCGATCGGGACGCACGTCCCGGATTTGGCCATCCTGGACGTCCTACGGGCGAGGTCGGTGCTCGGGAGCCTCGGGGCGCAGGTCTTGAAGCTTCCTCCGGACGCGAAGGGCAACACCTGGCTTCCCAGGCGGGCGACCGCCGCATCCGTCGGCTGGATCGCGGAGGGTGGTGCGGCCCCGGTCGCGTCCCCGACGACTGACGCCGTCCAGTTCACGCCCAAGACGGTTTCCTCGACGGTCTCCGTGACCCGGAAGCTTCTCAAATCCGCTTGGGAGGCGGAGCACGAGTTGCGCATCATCGCCGACATGGTCGCGTCGTTCGCCGTCGAAGTCGACCGGATGGGCATCGTCGGGACCGGCGGCGGGAACACGCCGACCGGCCTCCTTTACACGGCCGGGATCAACGTCGTGCCGCTCGGGGCGAACGGGGCCGCCCCCAACCGGGCGGCGCTGGTCGAGTTGGAGAGGCTCGTCGGGATCGCCAACGGGGACGCCGCGGTCGACGTCGCGCTCGGCTGGTTCGCCAGCCCGAACGCTCGCGCCAAGCTGAGGCTCACCGACGGATCCGCCGCCGGCTCGGGCGCGTGGTTGTGGTCGGATGACGATCGCATCCTCGGCAAGCCCGCCGTCGCGAGCAACAACGCGCCGTCGACCCTCACGAAGGGGTCCGGAACGAACCTCTCCGCGATCGGGTACGGAAACTTCCGGGACGTCGTCGTAAACCTGTTCGGGCCCGTCGACGTGGTGATCGACCCCCACAAGCAGGTCACGGATGGAGTCGTCAAGGTGTCTGCGTTCCTCGACGTCGACGTTCAGCTTCTGCACGCGCCGAGCTTCGGGGCGATCCTCGACGCATTGACTGCTTGA
- a CDS encoding IS630 family transposase produces MLQLGRAPGARPPGDHSQKKSRRAAEQDRPGLKAERAAWRDEFATLDPTRLVFVDETGSSTAMDRTHGRSPSGVRVDGPVPHGHWKVVTLTAAVRLGGVGACLAFDGATDSAAFETYVERCLAPTLRPGDVVILDNLSCHKTAEAARLIAAAGAELRFLPPYSPDLNPIERMFSKVKAWLRSAKARTIGGLIEAMGDALRAVRPADVLGWFRHSGYQPRRSSDTPDEKPL; encoded by the coding sequence GTGCTGCAGCTCGGCCGTGCACCGGGCGCTCGTCCGCCTGGGGATCACTCGCAAAAAAAGTCGCGGCGGGCGGCCGAGCAGGACCGCCCCGGGCTGAAGGCCGAGCGTGCCGCCTGGCGCGACGAGTTCGCGACGCTCGACCCGACCCGGCTGGTCTTCGTCGACGAGACGGGCTCGAGCACGGCGATGGATCGGACGCACGGCCGCTCGCCCAGCGGCGTGCGCGTCGACGGCCCGGTCCCGCACGGCCACTGGAAGGTCGTCACGCTCACGGCGGCCGTCCGGCTGGGGGGCGTCGGGGCCTGCCTGGCGTTCGACGGGGCGACAGACTCGGCCGCCTTCGAGACCTACGTCGAGCGATGCTTGGCGCCGACGCTGAGGCCCGGAGACGTCGTGATCCTCGACAACCTGTCATGCCACAAGACGGCCGAGGCGGCCCGTCTCATCGCCGCCGCCGGGGCCGAACTGCGGTTCCTGCCGCCGTACAGCCCCGACCTCAACCCGATCGAGCGGATGTTCTCGAAGGTCAAGGCCTGGCTCCGATCGGCCAAGGCCCGGACGATCGGCGGCCTGATCGAGGCGATGGGCGACGCCCTGCGGGCCGTCCGTCCCGCCGACGTGCTGGGCTGGTTCCGCCATAGCGGATATCAGCCCCGCCGATCAAGCGATACACCCGACGAGAAACCGCTCTAG
- a CDS encoding ATP-binding protein: protein MPVMTEPLKFKVAPHIVEDLGLNLYTTLARVLVEFVANAYDADSPSVNLDFNVTDIKQAREVLRKEYELEQAKMPPGKTIPPLETRVLPDDVRIIIDDNGHGMSRSDLNNKFLFAGRRRRREEPEMNGRSPKGRPLMGRKGLGKLAGFGVAKVVEVISRKEGERHATHITLDYDDIVAMLNVHEINIKEQKLKDGGGIAPCGTRIILSRLLYDPLKSRETTIQSEISEYFDLIDPADFKIMMNKVQVKPAPRELVYAWPDPELRPIGDFVEKFLDREGGGQIRFTYRVRFTGKDQSLEASKRGVRVYARKRLASAPSLLGMDTNMHGFRMTDYMDGVVHADFIDDELADYISTDRESLRWESPLLSQMYDFLSSVMKEACKQYQKKRDNEAPKIVENDPFTNSELEKYDFSSRDRKLALRFATLLEKACKRSVDDPAYQDTLPQLIKGIGHGMILTAISQLSNLDLPDLGKLVSELVRLAKDELDQFVGTVKARLRGIDALKKIIEHPDFKAKRNEKQIQQLFENCTWLVDPTYTQFLLAADVSLNTVYKRLAQDLKIGSYADPEDKKEPDLVFLLGNESLHKIVIVELKASNVPLEADHLVQLEYYMTRTQEWLDEHNRAAYTVFGHLIGTKPTPNSRAYGAVGLRGRISNAGPDTRWKVRDFLDVLNDTQSAHQDMLNVQEALDKAP, encoded by the coding sequence ATGCCAGTGATGACAGAGCCGCTCAAGTTCAAGGTTGCCCCGCACATTGTTGAAGACTTGGGACTCAACCTCTACACGACGCTGGCCAGAGTGCTCGTTGAATTCGTAGCCAACGCGTACGACGCCGACTCGCCGTCAGTCAATTTGGACTTCAATGTCACCGATATCAAACAGGCGAGAGAGGTGCTCAGAAAGGAGTACGAATTAGAGCAAGCCAAGATGCCTCCGGGCAAAACGATTCCTCCCCTCGAAACGCGAGTTCTTCCAGATGACGTGCGGATAATTATAGATGACAACGGCCATGGCATGTCCCGCAGTGATCTAAATAACAAGTTTCTGTTTGCGGGGAGGCGGAGACGGAGGGAAGAGCCTGAGATGAATGGGCGAAGCCCCAAAGGTCGGCCTCTAATGGGACGAAAGGGGCTTGGCAAACTCGCCGGTTTTGGTGTCGCAAAAGTAGTCGAGGTTATATCTCGCAAAGAGGGTGAACGCCACGCCACTCACATAACTCTTGACTACGATGATATTGTCGCCATGCTGAATGTCCACGAGATTAATATTAAGGAGCAAAAGCTCAAGGACGGAGGCGGTATTGCCCCATGTGGCACACGGATCATCTTGTCCCGATTGCTATACGATCCGCTCAAGAGCCGAGAGACCACTATTCAAAGCGAGATTTCAGAGTATTTTGACCTTATTGATCCAGCAGACTTTAAGATCATGATGAACAAGGTTCAAGTGAAGCCCGCTCCTCGGGAGCTTGTCTATGCCTGGCCCGATCCGGAGCTACGGCCGATCGGTGATTTCGTGGAGAAGTTCCTGGACAGAGAGGGCGGAGGTCAGATTCGCTTTACTTATCGAGTTCGATTCACGGGGAAGGATCAATCGCTCGAAGCCTCAAAGCGGGGGGTTCGTGTGTATGCGCGCAAGCGGCTGGCTTCAGCACCGTCGCTGCTCGGAATGGATACGAATATGCATGGTTTTCGAATGACTGATTATATGGATGGCGTGGTTCACGCGGACTTCATAGACGATGAGCTTGCCGACTATATATCCACCGACCGAGAATCGCTCAGGTGGGAGTCGCCCTTGTTATCTCAGATGTACGATTTTCTCAGCTCGGTGATGAAGGAGGCGTGCAAGCAATATCAAAAAAAGCGCGACAACGAAGCTCCTAAGATCGTTGAAAACGATCCATTTACAAATTCAGAGCTTGAGAAATACGACTTCTCTTCCAGAGATCGCAAGTTAGCGCTTCGATTCGCTACACTTCTTGAAAAGGCATGCAAGCGGAGCGTGGACGACCCGGCCTATCAAGACACCCTCCCACAGCTAATCAAGGGTATTGGCCATGGCATGATCTTGACGGCGATTTCTCAACTGTCGAATCTCGATTTGCCTGATCTTGGAAAACTCGTCAGCGAATTGGTACGACTTGCGAAGGATGAACTCGATCAATTCGTAGGCACGGTCAAAGCCCGCCTGAGAGGCATTGATGCCTTGAAGAAAATCATAGAGCATCCGGACTTCAAGGCAAAGCGGAATGAAAAACAGATACAGCAGTTATTCGAAAACTGCACCTGGCTGGTAGACCCTACGTACACTCAATTTCTGCTTGCCGCCGACGTGTCGTTAAACACAGTTTACAAGCGATTGGCACAAGATCTTAAGATAGGTTCGTACGCAGACCCAGAAGACAAGAAGGAACCAGACCTTGTTTTTCTTCTGGGCAATGAATCTCTTCATAAAATTGTTATCGTAGAGCTAAAGGCGTCCAATGTGCCGCTAGAGGCTGACCATCTGGTGCAACTTGAATACTATATGACCCGCACTCAAGAGTGGCTTGACGAGCACAATCGCGCTGCATATACGGTCTTCGGACATCTCATAGGCACGAAGCCGACCCCGAATTCGAGAGCCTACGGCGCAGTGGGCCTCCGAGGACGGATCAGCAATGCCGGGCCTGACACCCGTTGGAAGGTTCGCGATTTTCTTGATGTTCTGAATGACACTCAATCGGCTCACCAAGATATGCTAAATGTCCAAGAAGCTTTAGATAAGGCTCCTTGA
- a CDS encoding IS630 transposase-related protein has translation MKAYSTDLRERVVAACDAGDATREQVAARFSVSVAWIRKLIRQRRETGSIAPKPRGGGRAPAFDADAALRLREAVRADDDATLQQLARAAGVACCSSAVHRALVRLGITRKKSRGGRPSRTAPG, from the coding sequence ATGAAAGCCTACTCGACCGACCTCCGCGAGCGGGTGGTCGCGGCGTGCGACGCCGGCGACGCCACCCGCGAGCAGGTCGCCGCCCGCTTCTCGGTGAGCGTCGCGTGGATCCGCAAGCTGATCCGCCAGCGTCGCGAGACCGGCTCGATCGCCCCCAAGCCTCGCGGCGGCGGGCGGGCGCCGGCCTTCGACGCCGACGCCGCCCTGCGGCTCCGAGAGGCGGTCCGGGCCGACGACGACGCCACGCTGCAGCAGTTGGCCCGCGCCGCCGGCGTGGCGTGCTGCAGCTCGGCCGTGCACCGGGCGCTCGTCCGCCTGGGGATCACTCGCAAAAAAAGTCGCGGCGGGCGGCCGAGCAGGACCGCCCCGGGCTGA